Below is a window of Gossypium hirsutum isolate 1008001.06 chromosome A12, Gossypium_hirsutum_v2.1, whole genome shotgun sequence DNA.
cgTCATTCCTCGCGTCACATTACGTGTCTAATTACCTACCTTGCATTTAGTAAaacaatttttgacaaaattactctctaattttttttaaattttagattaattcgtgatattaatttattaaaatacttaatatataattaaattttgtcacgcttataatttaaacatattttaggTTTAGAAAATTCTGAATAATGAAtatagataaaatgataatgaatttatattttaatattattgaacatgtatttaatctttgaatttataatttttaattcatttatttaaaaattatataaaaatataaaaatgtcaatataataatattataaattataattaaattaatggtCCGATTAGAGATGACACTGATAAAATGCTTGAATGTaagtataaaaaattttattaaatttttgaagacaaatttataaattttctctTAACctttaatttactttaaaagcAATCAAATAATTGTGAATCCCAACGGAAAGGAGtcaaacaatttaattttcatttagaaaaaaaaaaccaacgcctaggttaaaataaaataaataaagtatttCATGGTGGTATTATTTTTTACAGTGACGTAACTAGCGGAGGCTCGGAGCCGAACCTAATCCCTAAGCTTCCTATACGACAAAAGCAGCCAACTTCCAGGGTGTCTAATAATATCTATCACCTCCGTCGCTGTGCCGCATAGGGTCTTAAAACCTACACGTGTCGGTTTTTTAAGCTTATGATCTGTCACATCTATGTTAGAAAGGGTGTGTTTGGATACCGGGTAAAATTTTAGAGCTTCCGATAAACAGTGGTCCCCACATActgtcactaaaaataaattcttttttattttattattaatatttttttcctatataaacTCAGTACTCATCTCTTCAAAGATCTAAAAAAAAGGGCAGGCTCTCTTTCAGGTCGGATCTGCTCagttaattttcctttttctctgtttattttttccTGCTTGTTTGCCTCTCTTTCTAGGTTTCTTGCGCATTTTCTCGGTTTATCTCTTGAGGTTTGATCGGTGAGGGAATCGGGGGATTTCATTTTCCTAGTGTTTTCGAGTGGTTCGAAGATCGGTCTTTGGAGAATCCGCACGTGACGAAgagatttttttccctttttcataTATGTAAAAGAATTACTATTTGAAAGGATTTGGTTTCCGTTGAACTGGATTTTTGAAACTCAGGACTTCGGCTTTTTCCCGGGAACCAATCGGAAAAAAATCGTTCGAAAAATTTTCAGATCTTACTAGATCCGGTTGTCGGATCTGAATCTGAAGAGGAAAAAGTTTTTCAGAAAAgctctttaaattgaattatagtgtAAAGAATATCGGAGTCTGTAAAaccgtttttttgaaaaaatgtcGTCGGCGCCGACGTCTAGCTCCCTAGTTCAACTTTGGAAAAGCTCTTGTTCACTCCCTTCAATCAACAAATCTTACCTTAATCCTCAACTGAATGTCACCCTTTCAAACCGACGCAAAACGAGCAACGCTAGATGCTTCGTTACAAAAAAGTCCTCGGTGGCTTTGGAGAAGAAATTTCTAGGGATCCGATTGCGGGGATCGGAGAAGTTACACTTTTGGCAGTCGGAAGGCCCGGGTCGGGTTCCGAAACTTCGGGTTATGGTGCGGTCCGCATTATCCGGGGTGCCTGAAAAGCCTCTCGGTCTTTATGATCCGTCTTTTGATAAGGATTCGTGTGGGGTCGGATTTGTCGCTGAATTATCTGGTGACAGCAGCCGTAAAACTGTACGTTTTGTATATGTGTGCTGTGTAATGTATTTTTGGTTTATATACGTATGTATGTGCGTATTTGGAGATGTTTTGAGTGTTCTGTTTCGTTTTTTATGGAATTTGTCAGGTAACGGATGCTTTGGAGATGTTGATACGGATGTCACATAGAGGGGCTTGTGGATGTGAGACAAATACTGGAGATGGAGCTGGTATTCTTGTGGCTCTTCCTCATGGTTTCTATAAGGAGGTTCGTTTGTGTTATCTACATTTTAAGACCGTCCTGTTTCCTTtcgttttttaaaagaaaaattagaaatattgtttggaattttattctgtgaaataatgaaattctcTAACTTGAAATTTCCATTTCACGTTTCATTGAAGTTTTGACCACTTTTTAGCTACTTTTTCTGCGTCAGTGTGTGAGAGAATAATATGAAATGTGTCCCTTACGTCCCATATTTTATTCGTATTTAACTCTGCGAAGTAATTAATGGAATAATTGCTGGcctttttaacaatttttatcaTCTGTTATTAGGTAGCAAAAGATGTTGGGTTTGAGTTGCCACCACCAGGAGAATATGCGGTGGGCATGTTCTTTTTGCCCTCATCTGAGAGCCGAAGGGAAGAAAGCAAAAATGTATTCACTAAGGTAATTTCTAGACAGGAGTTGTTCTTTAATATTAATAATCTTCACGATTGGCTAAACGTTATTTTAGTCGATCTAGTAAGTGTATTTTGAGTAACAGTCCTAGTATTTTGTGTGTATATTAAGTGATTTTTCTAGAGAGCACTTGCTTTCTCCACACACACTTAATTGTATATATAGATCAGCAAAGTCCACTTATAAAgcgtaaaattgaattagttTTACATGTTCTCATAACTATTTATACAATGGTTTTGATTAAAATCGAAATGGCTAATTGTTTGTTGCGACATAGAAACTTCTAACCATTATAGGTGTGGAAAAAACAACACAGAAAAGCCTgtccatatatgtatatataaaattttaaaatacattcaCCCAACTGACTGCTGAGTATCCTTTCTCAGTATCTTGAAACTTGAAAGCAAGTTAATAGgatttatcaaattttcttgAGTAATTGGAAGTGGCAACCATACTATAGTGTTGTCTTTATCTGGTAGCAATTCATATATTTACTTTATGGAGCTTGATATCAATAGAGATATTTTGGCAACAATTTctgatgaaaattttattggcATTTACAGGTTGCTGAATCTCTTGGCCATAGAGTGCTTGGGTGGCGATCTGTACCAACAGATAACTCAGGACTTGGCAATGCTGCTTTGCAGACAGAGCCTGTTATTGAGCAAGTGTTTCTTACACCCACACCTAGATCAAAGGCTGACCTTGAACAACAGGTAGGTTTATCTTTGTGATATTGAAATGCTCCAACCACACCCTATCATCAATTTACCAGAAACAATTAAGCAAAGATCATTTCAGGGTTAGAATATAAGAATCTGAAATGGAGGTTTTACAGGAAAATAAGTAGATAAGAGTAAGGGGCATTTCAAGTTGTTTCTGTATGCCAGATTAAATTGCTGATACAAAACTACTTTACAGATGTACATATTAAGGAGGGTTTCAATGGTTGCCATCCGAGCTGCATTGAACCTCCAGCATGGTGGTGTTAGGGACTTCTATATATGTTCTCTTTCCTCAAGGTTTGTGCTCTGGGAACCTGGATTTATTATATCAAGAAGTTTTCCTACCGTTCTGGGTGTGAAAAATATTTACTCCTGTAATGTGGCTGGCGCAGGACTGTTGTATACAAGGGGCAGTTAAAGCCTGACCAACTGCAAAATTACTATTATGCAGATCTTGGCAATGAAAGGTTTACGAGCTACATGGCCCTGGTAAATATATTATCCCGTTCTTGTTCTTTCTTTCTCCACTAACTCAATACTTACAAACAGCATGGAACCACCGGTAACTGAAGAGATGCAAGGTTGAGGGATGACTTCTGAGGCATTGAAGTTTGAATGATCTCTTAAGTTCTTCCACTTCCTTGATAACTATATGAAATTGGATGCTGGATTGGATGGCTTGGGTGAGTTGGTAAGAAACCTCATTGCAAGTAAATCATGTTTGCAGAAACTTGCTGCAATGCTCTCTATCATCGATTGTGTGAGGATGAAACTTCTATTTATTGGTGGAAGGGAAATTAGCTCAGAGTAGTGTAATTTATGTCTCAGACCGCAGTAAACCATTGTTGAAATGCCCTGAACATAAATTAGTGTGTGCATTTTCAAACTGATACTACTTTCATTGCAAAGTAGAGGAAGTTGTGAATGACAAATTTGATCTTTTTATTGATGCAGATACATTCTCGGTTTTCAACAAATACATTTCCTAGCTGGGATCGTGCACAACCAATGCGTGTCTTGGGCCATAATGGGGAAATTAATACACTTAGAGGCAATATAAACTGGTATGTATCAGAGAAACAGGCAAATTCTGGATTAATCggcgtatatatatattactatttCCCCCCTTCTGCTGGGGTAGTTGTTGGGTACTTGTGATGCTTTGCCCCATTTGTGGTATCCTCTGATAAATATGCATGGTTGAAGAAGTTTGTTTTTTCTTGATGATTCAGAACTTGGGCGCTAAATACATCTTCCTTTTGCTAATTTTACTGGCTGGTTTGTAGGGATGTATATAAGATGCTGTTTTCCTTCCTGTttttatataacaattaataGGCATTGGCTGAGTTTCTTTTGTTCCTTCAGGATGAAGGCACGTGAAGGATTATTGAAGTGCAAGGAGCTTGGTCTCTCGAAGAATGAGATGAAAAAGCTTCTTCCTATTGTGGATGCCAGTTCATCTGATTCAGGTGAACTTCCACATCCCTTCTTCTGTGTTAAGATTATCTTAAATGTATTCTTGCATTGCACTTGCATTTTTTCCTCGTCCCATTTCAAAGTTTTGGATGCCAAACAGATGATACTCAGTGTACATTTGACTGGCAGGTATATGATGTTTTCTGATTCTCTTTGGCTTGCAGGGGCTTTTGATGGTGTCCTTGAGCTTCTGGTTCGAGCTGGTAGAAGTCTCCCAGAAGCAGTAATGATGATGATCCCTGAAGCCTGGCAAAATGACAAAAATATGGATCCTCAGCGGAAGGCCTTGTATGAATATTTCTCAGCTCTAATGGAGCCATGGGATGGGCCTGCTCTGATATCATGTAATTTATCCTTCTTGTTAAAAGGGTCTAACATGATCTTTTAGCCTTCTTTGACTGATGGAAACTTATTTGCAGTTACTGATGGCCGCTACCTTGGAGCTACATTGGATCGCAATGGGCTCCGTCCCGGTCGGTTTTATGTTACACACAGTGGACGAGTCATCATGGCCAGTGAAGTTGGTGTAGTGGATATTTCTCCTGAAGATGTGCTCAGGAAAGGAAGACTAAACCCTGGGATGATgcttttggtagattttgagaATCACATTGTTGTCGACGATGAAGCATTGAAGCAACAATATTCACTAGCTAGGCCTTATGGGGAATGGCTTCAGAGGCAAAAAATTGAACTCAATGACATTGTAGACTCGGTTCAGGAATCAGAGAGGCTCCCTCCCTCAATTGCTGGATCTATGCCAGTAAGTGAttggttttctttttattaattgttTCCCGCATCTTCATCAAGTggagttttgtttttttataatctCACTGATTAATTCTGTGACTTGAAGGCTTCCAATGATGATGACAACATGGATAACTTAGGAATTCATGGCTTATTGGCTCCATTGAAGGCTTTTGGGTATGTAACAATCTGTCCTGCTCTTCTTAACTCAATGGACATGCCTTAGTGTAACATCCTGTAATGTTCTTCTGGCTTTCATGCAGCTATACCGTTGAGGCTTTGGAGATGCTGCTGCTTCCCATGGCTAAAGATGGGACAGAGGCCCttggttcaatgggaaatgatGCTCCATTGGCAGTTATGTCCAACCGAGAGAAGCTTACATTTGAATATTTCAAGCAAATGTTTGCTCAAGTAACCAATCCCCCTATTGATCCTATTCGGGAGAAAATAGTGACTTCCATGGAATGCATGATTGGTCCAGAAGGAGATCTAACAGAAACAACGGAAGAGCAATGTCATCGTCTTTCACTGAAGGGGCCTCTTTTATCAATTGAAGAGACAGAAGcaattaaaaagatgaaattcaaAGGTTGGCGTAGTAAAGTTCTTGACATAACTTATTCAAAGGACTGTGGGAGGAAGGGTTTAGAGGAAACCTTGGACAGGATTTGTGCTGAAGCACGAGATGCGATTAAGGAAGGTTATACATTACTGGTGCTTTCTGACAGAGGTATTGCATTGTTCCCAACTGATCTTTGATTGAACTTTTTGTGGCATTGTAGTGCACCTCCTCTATTGCCCATGCCATCTTTTCTTTTAATGAATCATGATTGAAGGTACTAATTTCACCCTCCTTTGTATCTGTAGCTTTTTCATCGAAGCGTGTTGCTGTGAGCTCCCTTTTGGCTGTTGGCGCTGTTCATCACCATCTTGTTAAAAATCTTGAGCGTACACGAGTTGGATTAATAGTTGAATCTGCAGAACCACGTGAAGTGCACCATTTCTGCACATTGGTTGGATTTGGTGCAGATGCTATATGCCCATATTTGGCCATAGAGACCATTTGGAGATTGCAGGTAGATGGGAAGATTCCTCCTAAATCTAGTGGTGAGTTCCATTCAAAGGAAGAGCTGGTCAAGAAGTATTTCAAGGCAAGCAACTATGGAATGATGAAGGTTCTTGCCAAAATGGGGATATCTACTCTGGCCTCATACAAGGGTGCTCAAATCTTTGAAGCTTTGGGCCTCTCTTCAGAAGTGATTGAGAAATGCTTTGCAAGAACTCCGAGCAGAGTTGAAGGAGCAACATTTGAGATGCTAGCTCGTGATGCACTTCATTTGCATGAGTTAGCATTCCCTTCTCGTGCTTTTGCTCCAGGAAGTGCAGAAGCTGTAGCACTGCCTAATCCTGGAGATTATCACTGGAGGAAAGGTGGTGAGGTTCACCTGAATGATCCTCTTGCTATAGCAAAGCTGCAAGAAGCTGCCAGGAGTAACAGCGTTGCTGCCTACAAGGAATATGCCAAACGTATCCATGAATTGAATAAAACCTGTAACCTGCGTGGTATGTTGAAGTTTAAGGAGTCAGAAGCCAAAATTCCATTGGATGAGGTGGAACCTGCTAGTGAAATTGTGAAAAGGTTTTGTACTGGGGCCATGAGTTATGGATCAATATCATTGGAGGCACACACAACCCTGGCTATTGCTATGAATACACTTGGGGGGAAATCAAATACTGGTATGTTCTTAGAAAGCATTTAGTATATGCTCATTTTAAGCTTCTATGTCCAACCTTGATCcacaaattatgaaattttgCCGTCTATGATTTGGTGGGCTTTTTGAAAATGTTCTTTCTTGAAGTGCAAATAATTGTTCTttatcttgtttatttatttcccCCCTTTTTATTGGGATTTcatttgctttattttttttggtgGCTGTCTGTAATCATGTAAATTTATTGTTGCCTTAAACACATTTCTGGAAACTAAATTACAATGTTCCTAattcaaattttgctattaggTGAGGGAGGTGAGCAACCATCTCGTATGGTACCTCTACTTGATGGTTCAAGGAATCCAAAACGAAGTGCTATCAAGCAGGTTGCAAGTGGAAGATTTGGAGTTTCAAGTTATTACCTTACTAATGCTGATGAACTACAAATAAAGATGGCTCAGGTATTAATCTATTTTCTCTTCTGCCAATTCTTGGCTATGTTGTGTTTAGTGCCTGTATTCCAGTTGGAATAGAGGTTTCTcttgtttatggatttatgttCCTGGCAGATGATGCTGTGTTCTGCAAAGCACCTTGAGTGACTTTGCATCTTTAACTGATACGTACATTTGACATTTGGTGAGGTTAAAATGTTAACAAAGTAAATTCTTCTTTGTAGATTGAttactttttaacttaaatttccTTTGTTATGCAGGGTGCCAAGCCTGGTGAAGGAGGGGAACTTCCAGGTCATAAGGTAATAGGAGATATTGCTGTCACTAGAAACTCTACAGCTGGTGTGGGACTTATCAGTCCACCTCCCCATCATGATATCTATTCAATTGAAGACCTTGCACAGCTGATTCATGATCTTAAGGTAGGATCATGTCCTCTctttatatgtgtgtatatatatcatTGTGGCCACTGAAACTTAAAGAGTTCTTCATCTACCAATGATCCTAACCAGCCCTTGTTATGCAACATGATTCATGTCTATAATTGCTCTTCCAATAGTCTTTTCTGAGGTGGTTTATGGTTCCTTAAGATGTATATTTTATGATGTTAATATTCTATGATTACTCTTTGatctttttttatttggtttttcagAATTCAAATCCCTCAGCTCGAATCAGTGTGAAGCTGGTATCTGAAGCTGGTGTGGGAGTAATTGCTAGTGGGGTAGTCAAGGGGCATGCAGACCATGTCTTAATATCTGGTCATGATGGTGGCACTGGGGCCTCACGATGGACTGGCATAAAAAATGCTGGGCTTCCATGGGAACTTGGTTTGGCTGAGACCCACCAAACTCTAGTCGCCAATGACCTCCGTGGCCGTACAGTTCTCCAGACTGATGGCCAACTTAAAACTGGAAGAGATGTGGCCATTGCTGCACTTCTTGGTGCAGAAGAATTTGGCTTCAGCACAGCTCCTCTAATAACTCTGGGTTGTATTATGATGCGAAAATGCCACAAGAACACCTGCCCAGTGGGCATCGCTACTCAAGATCCTGTGTTGAGAGAAAAATTTGCTGGAGAGCCTGAACATGTTATAAACTTTTTCTTTATGCTAGCTGAGGAGGTCAGGGAGATAATGTCTCAGCTTGGTTTCCGAACAGTTACTGAGATGGTTGGTCGTTCAGATATGCTTGAGGTTGATAAGGAAGTCCTTAGTAATAATGAGAAACTTCAGAATATTGACCTCTCCTTGCTTCTCAGACCTGCTGCTGATATTCGCCCTGAAGCTGCTCAATATTGTATTCAAAAACAGGATCATGGCTTGGATATGGCTTTGGACCAAAGACTCATTAAACTATCTACAGCTGCTCTAGAGAAAGGTCTTCCTGTATACGTTGAAACACCTATATGCAATGTAAACCGTGCAGTTGGAACAATGCTGAGCCATGAAGTAACTAAGCGCTACCACCTTGCAGGGCTTCCAGCTGGTACAATTCATATCAAACTCTCAGGAAGTGCAGGGCAGAGCTTGGGAGCTTTCCTGTGCCCTGGCATCATGCTGGAGCTTGAAGGTGATAGCAATGACTATGTTGGAAAAGGATTATCAGGTGGAAAAATTGTAGTTTATCCTCCTAAAGGAAGTCGGTTTGATCCTAAGGAAAACATAGTAATTGGTAATGTGGCTCTCTATGGAGCTACTTCCGGGGAAGCATATTTCAATGGAATGGCAGCAGAAAGATTTTGTGTTCGTAATTCAGGTGCCAGAGCAGTTGTAGAAGGCGTTGGTGATCATGGTTGTGAGTACATGACTGGTGGGACTGTTGTTGTGCTTGGAAAAACTGGCAGGAATTTTGCTGCAGGTATGAGTGGTGGTATTGCTTATGTCCTTGATGTGGATGGAAAATTTCAATCTCGGTGCAATCCTGAGCTGGTGGACCTTGATAAAATTGAAGAAGAGGAGGATATTGTCACTCTGAAGATGATGATTCAGCAGCATCAGCGCCATACCAACAGCCAGTTAGCTAGTGAAGTACTTGCTGACTTTGAGAGCCTTCTGCCCAAATTCATAAAAGTATTCCCCAGAGATTACAAACGTGTTCTGGCAAAGATGAAAGACCAGAAAGCATCTGAACGTGCTGCAAAAGAAGCTGAGGAGCAAGATGAGGTAGAGCTGATGGAGAAAGATGCTTTTGAAGAGCTCAAGAAGTTGGCAGCTGCATCTTCGAATGAGAAATCAAGTCTGGTATGCAGTATTTGCTATTACCAAGTCTTACATTCCTTTATGTCTATGCTTCTTCTTAGTCAAACTTCTCTTTGCCTCTTGTCTTTCAGATTTATTTTGTTGTCTTTCTGATGTTTGGTTGCTATCAGCATACTGCCTATTGGTATCATGAACTATTTGTTTAATATCTAATTTGACTTCTGGAATTGTAGACAGTCGAAGCTGAACCAGTCAAGAGGCCTACTCAGGTTTCTGATGCTGTGAAACATCGTGGTTTTGTTGCTTATGAGCGTGAAGGTGTTCAATATAGAGATCCTAATGTTCGGATGCATGACTGGAAGGAGGTCATGGAGGAATCAAAACCTGGCCCACTTTTAAAGACACAGTCTGCTCGCTGCATGGACTGTGGTACTCCTTTCTGCCATCAGGTATTGATTACACTTTTTACTCTTTTTTCCGGCATTTTGGATATGAATTTGCTGAAACAACTGCTTATATCTAATCTTTTTTATAAATGCAGGAGAACTCTGGATGTCCTCTCGGAAACAAAATACCTGAATTCAATGAACTGGTTTACCAAAATAGGTGGCGTGAAGCACTAGATCGTCTTCTAGAGACAAATAACTTCCCAG
It encodes the following:
- the LOC107929529 gene encoding glutamate synthase [NADH], amyloplastic isoform X2, with protein sequence MKLDAGLDGLGELIHSRFSTNTFPSWDRAQPMRVLGHNGEINTLRGNINWMKAREGLLKCKELGLSKNEMKKLLPIVDASSSDSGAFDGVLELLVRAGRSLPEAVMMMIPEAWQNDKNMDPQRKALYEYFSALMEPWDGPALISFTDGRYLGATLDRNGLRPGRFYVTHSGRVIMASEVGVVDISPEDVLRKGRLNPGMMLLVDFENHIVVDDEALKQQYSLARPYGEWLQRQKIELNDIVDSVQESERLPPSIAGSMPASNDDDNMDNLGIHGLLAPLKAFGYTVEALEMLLLPMAKDGTEALGSMGNDAPLAVMSNREKLTFEYFKQMFAQVTNPPIDPIREKIVTSMECMIGPEGDLTETTEEQCHRLSLKGPLLSIEETEAIKKMKFKGWRSKVLDITYSKDCGRKGLEETLDRICAEARDAIKEGYTLLVLSDRAFSSKRVAVSSLLAVGAVHHHLVKNLERTRVGLIVESAEPREVHHFCTLVGFGADAICPYLAIETIWRLQVDGKIPPKSSGEFHSKEELVKKYFKASNYGMMKVLAKMGISTLASYKGAQIFEALGLSSEVIEKCFARTPSRVEGATFEMLARDALHLHELAFPSRAFAPGSAEAVALPNPGDYHWRKGGEVHLNDPLAIAKLQEAARSNSVAAYKEYAKRIHELNKTCNLRGMLKFKESEAKIPLDEVEPASEIVKRFCTGAMSYGSISLEAHTTLAIAMNTLGGKSNTGEGGEQPSRMVPLLDGSRNPKRSAIKQVASGRFGVSSYYLTNADELQIKMAQGAKPGEGGELPGHKVIGDIAVTRNSTAGVGLISPPPHHDIYSIEDLAQLIHDLKNSNPSARISVKLVSEAGVGVIASGVVKGHADHVLISGHDGGTGASRWTGIKNAGLPWELGLAETHQTLVANDLRGRTVLQTDGQLKTGRDVAIAALLGAEEFGFSTAPLITLGCIMMRKCHKNTCPVGIATQDPVLREKFAGEPEHVINFFFMLAEEVREIMSQLGFRTVTEMVGRSDMLEVDKEVLSNNEKLQNIDLSLLLRPAADIRPEAAQYCIQKQDHGLDMALDQRLIKLSTAALEKGLPVYVETPICNVNRAVGTMLSHEVTKRYHLAGLPAGTIHIKLSGSAGQSLGAFLCPGIMLELEGDSNDYVGKGLSGGKIVVYPPKGSRFDPKENIVIGNVALYGATSGEAYFNGMAAERFCVRNSGARAVVEGVGDHGCEYMTGGTVVVLGKTGRNFAAGMSGGIAYVLDVDGKFQSRCNPELVDLDKIEEEEDIVTLKMMIQQHQRHTNSQLASEVLADFESLLPKFIKVFPRDYKRVLAKMKDQKASERAAKEAEEQDEVELMEKDAFEELKKLAAASSNEKSSLTVEAEPVKRPTQVSDAVKHRGFVAYEREGVQYRDPNVRMHDWKEVMEESKPGPLLKTQSARCMDCGTPFCHQENSGCPLGNKIPEFNELVYQNRWREALDRLLETNNFPEFTGRVCPAPCEGSCVLGIIENPVSIKSIECAIIDKGFEEGWMVPRPPLKRTGKSIAVIGSGPSGLAAADQLNRMGHSVTVYERADRIGGLMMYGVPNMKTDKVDVVQRRVNLMAEEGVKFVVNANIGKDPSYSLDRLREENDAIVLAIGATKPRDLPVPGRDLSGVHFAMEFLHANTKSLLDSDLQDGNYISAKGKKVVVIGGGDTGTDCIGTSIRHGCSSIVNLELLPQPPQTRAPGNPWPQWPRIFRVDYGHQEAATKFGKDPRSYEVLTKRFIGDDNGNVKGLEVVRVRWEKDASGRFQFKEVEGSEEIIEADLVLLAMGFLGPESTLAEKLGVEQDNRSNLKAEYGRFTTNVDGVFAAGDCRRGQSLVVWAISEGRQAAAQVDKYLTKEDKDTSVEGENQDSVKRHQDLPQKQQTVMK
- the LOC107929529 gene encoding glutamate synthase 1 [NADH], chloroplastic isoform X1, with translation MSSAPTSSSLVQLWKSSCSLPSINKSYLNPQLNVTLSNRRKTSNARCFVTKKSSVALEKKFLGIRLRGSEKLHFWQSEGPGRVPKLRVMVRSALSGVPEKPLGLYDPSFDKDSCGVGFVAELSGDSSRKTVTDALEMLIRMSHRGACGCETNTGDGAGILVALPHGFYKEVAKDVGFELPPPGEYAVGMFFLPSSESRREESKNVFTKVAESLGHRVLGWRSVPTDNSGLGNAALQTEPVIEQVFLTPTPRSKADLEQQMYILRRVSMVAIRAALNLQHGGVRDFYICSLSSRTVVYKGQLKPDQLQNYYYADLGNERFTSYMALIHSRFSTNTFPSWDRAQPMRVLGHNGEINTLRGNINWMKAREGLLKCKELGLSKNEMKKLLPIVDASSSDSGAFDGVLELLVRAGRSLPEAVMMMIPEAWQNDKNMDPQRKALYEYFSALMEPWDGPALISFTDGRYLGATLDRNGLRPGRFYVTHSGRVIMASEVGVVDISPEDVLRKGRLNPGMMLLVDFENHIVVDDEALKQQYSLARPYGEWLQRQKIELNDIVDSVQESERLPPSIAGSMPASNDDDNMDNLGIHGLLAPLKAFGYTVEALEMLLLPMAKDGTEALGSMGNDAPLAVMSNREKLTFEYFKQMFAQVTNPPIDPIREKIVTSMECMIGPEGDLTETTEEQCHRLSLKGPLLSIEETEAIKKMKFKGWRSKVLDITYSKDCGRKGLEETLDRICAEARDAIKEGYTLLVLSDRAFSSKRVAVSSLLAVGAVHHHLVKNLERTRVGLIVESAEPREVHHFCTLVGFGADAICPYLAIETIWRLQVDGKIPPKSSGEFHSKEELVKKYFKASNYGMMKVLAKMGISTLASYKGAQIFEALGLSSEVIEKCFARTPSRVEGATFEMLARDALHLHELAFPSRAFAPGSAEAVALPNPGDYHWRKGGEVHLNDPLAIAKLQEAARSNSVAAYKEYAKRIHELNKTCNLRGMLKFKESEAKIPLDEVEPASEIVKRFCTGAMSYGSISLEAHTTLAIAMNTLGGKSNTGEGGEQPSRMVPLLDGSRNPKRSAIKQVASGRFGVSSYYLTNADELQIKMAQGAKPGEGGELPGHKVIGDIAVTRNSTAGVGLISPPPHHDIYSIEDLAQLIHDLKNSNPSARISVKLVSEAGVGVIASGVVKGHADHVLISGHDGGTGASRWTGIKNAGLPWELGLAETHQTLVANDLRGRTVLQTDGQLKTGRDVAIAALLGAEEFGFSTAPLITLGCIMMRKCHKNTCPVGIATQDPVLREKFAGEPEHVINFFFMLAEEVREIMSQLGFRTVTEMVGRSDMLEVDKEVLSNNEKLQNIDLSLLLRPAADIRPEAAQYCIQKQDHGLDMALDQRLIKLSTAALEKGLPVYVETPICNVNRAVGTMLSHEVTKRYHLAGLPAGTIHIKLSGSAGQSLGAFLCPGIMLELEGDSNDYVGKGLSGGKIVVYPPKGSRFDPKENIVIGNVALYGATSGEAYFNGMAAERFCVRNSGARAVVEGVGDHGCEYMTGGTVVVLGKTGRNFAAGMSGGIAYVLDVDGKFQSRCNPELVDLDKIEEEEDIVTLKMMIQQHQRHTNSQLASEVLADFESLLPKFIKVFPRDYKRVLAKMKDQKASERAAKEAEEQDEVELMEKDAFEELKKLAAASSNEKSSLTVEAEPVKRPTQVSDAVKHRGFVAYEREGVQYRDPNVRMHDWKEVMEESKPGPLLKTQSARCMDCGTPFCHQENSGCPLGNKIPEFNELVYQNRWREALDRLLETNNFPEFTGRVCPAPCEGSCVLGIIENPVSIKSIECAIIDKGFEEGWMVPRPPLKRTGKSIAVIGSGPSGLAAADQLNRMGHSVTVYERADRIGGLMMYGVPNMKTDKVDVVQRRVNLMAEEGVKFVVNANIGKDPSYSLDRLREENDAIVLAIGATKPRDLPVPGRDLSGVHFAMEFLHANTKSLLDSDLQDGNYISAKGKKVVVIGGGDTGTDCIGTSIRHGCSSIVNLELLPQPPQTRAPGNPWPQWPRIFRVDYGHQEAATKFGKDPRSYEVLTKRFIGDDNGNVKGLEVVRVRWEKDASGRFQFKEVEGSEEIIEADLVLLAMGFLGPESTLAEKLGVEQDNRSNLKAEYGRFTTNVDGVFAAGDCRRGQSLVVWAISEGRQAAAQVDKYLTKEDKDTSVEGENQDSVKRHQDLPQKQQTVMK